CAATGCTTCAGCTTCAGACGTACTCTTATCACGCAAGTCATCACCGTACGCGACTTTGACCAGTTCAATGTTTTCGTATTCAGGCTCTTCTAATTCTTTTTTCATCCATTCAATCCATACATTTTGGTTCGCCGCCTGAGACGTGGCGCTCAGTACAGCAATTTGGCCTTCCCCGTCAATCATTTCTGACACAGCTTGAATTTGCGTGCGCCCAATCGCTTCTGGATCAGCCTGGTTTACGTGAACCATGCGGCTATCTGCATTTACTGCAGAGTCTGCTGAAAGAACGTCGATTCCAGCGTCCATTGCTTTCTTCAACACTGGCTCCAGCGCGTCTATATCATTTCCTGTCACCATAATCGAGTCGACTTGCTGTGTAATCAATTGTTCGATGATTTGAATTTGCCCTTCAGCCGTTGGTTGGTCTGGAGCGCGAAGAATGACTTCTCCTCCTGCTTCATTGATCGCTTCTTCAAAGCCATCCATCATTTTCTCACCGTACGGATTTCCTGTGTTTTTGAATACCATGGCGTAGGTTTTAGCACCGTCTCCTCCGGTTGCCGAAGCACCGCCTTCTCCCGTTGATGCCTCTTCATCCCCACATGCAGCTAGCATCCCGACAGCCAAGCCGATTGTTCCCCATTTCGTCAGCAATTTCTTCATTTGTCTTCTCCCCTTTGTATGTGATGGTTTTGTATACTCAAACAGCAAATGATTTGCTGTCAGCAACTTACTCCAGTTGTTTCTTTTTTCTAAACCCTTTAAAAGCACTGCCGACATTTACTTTTGGAATCGCGACAGAAGCAAGGAGCAATAACCCGACGATGACTAGCATCATTTGAGAAGGAATATTGATCAACCCGAGCCCATATTGCAGATAACCGATGATAAAGACAGCTATAATAGCACCGACCATCCGCCCTTTTCCTCCGGCTGTGCTGATTCCCCCAAGAGCTACCATCGCAATAACATCCAGCTCATACATTGTTGCGACGTTTGGCCGCGTACTGCCCATGCGTGAGGCAAGAAAAACAGCGGTAATCGCAGCCATGAGTCCGGCGAGGGTAAAGACAATGATCTTGACCTTATCGACCTGTACGCCAGAGAACCGGCTTGCTGTATCGTTATTTCCCATTGCATAAACTTGTCTGCCAAATGTCGTTTTGTGGAGCAGGAGCGTAAAAACAATGGCAAGAACGGTGAAAGCGATCAAAATGAATGGAATTCCTGCGACGCTTCCCCATCCGAAAAAGCTGAACCAGTCTGGAAAATTTCCTGAAGCCTGATCTTCTAAAATGACATAGGCGATTCCCCGATACAGAATCATCGTCGCCAACGTCACGATAACTGCGGAAAGTTCTTTAAACTTCACAATTAGTAAACCATTCACTAATCCGCATACAGCACCGACCAATAAACAAATCACAATGGCTGCGCTCATCGGAACATTAAGGGTGTTGTAAAGTGTCGCCATGACCACTGAAGATAAGGCCACAGTAGAACCTACCGAGATATCGATGTCCCTAAGGATCATGATCATGACCATTGGGAACACAATAAATGCTTTATCCAGGAAAATCATGGTCGCATCTCTTAGTCCCGCTGCATTTAAAAAATAAGGAGAAAGGCTGGTGTTGATGGCAATTACCACGAAGAACACCAGAATCAACATCCACTCCCACTGAAGGAAAAACTTTTTCCAAGAGAACTCCCGCTTATTGCTTAATGTTCTTTGCACATATTCACTTTGTTCGAATGCTCTATTTGCCATGGTCAGATCCTCCTTTTCAGCAAATTGTTTCTGTCCACTCCGCGTTTTACAAGAGCATTGACCACTACAGCAAACAGAATAATCGCCCCTTGAATCGCACTTTGCCAGAACGGAGATACATTCATTAATGGAAGCGCGTTATTTAAAATTCCTAATAGGACAGCGCCTAAAATAACACCCGGTATTTTGCCGGATCCGCCGGCAATGCTTACCCCGCCAAGAATAC
This is a stretch of genomic DNA from Planococcus maritimus. It encodes these proteins:
- the rhaS gene encoding rhamnose ABC transporter substrate-binding protein; its protein translation is MKKLLTKWGTIGLAVGMLAACGDEEASTGEGGASATGGDGAKTYAMVFKNTGNPYGEKMMDGFEEAINEAGGEVILRAPDQPTAEGQIQIIEQLITQQVDSIMVTGNDIDALEPVLKKAMDAGIDVLSADSAVNADSRMVHVNQADPEAIGRTQIQAVSEMIDGEGQIAVLSATSQAANQNVWIEWMKKELEEPEYENIELVKVAYGDDLRDKSTSEAEALLLQYPDLKAIISPTTVGIAAAGKVLTDKGLEGEVALTGLGLPSEMATYIENGVSPAMFLWNPIDVGYGAGMTAVALSEEEITGAVGETFEAGRLGEKEIVEDGDGTQVMLGEPYRFDADNIDEWKEVY
- a CDS encoding ABC transporter permease, whose amino-acid sequence is MANRAFEQSEYVQRTLSNKREFSWKKFFLQWEWMLILVFFVVIAINTSLSPYFLNAAGLRDATMIFLDKAFIVFPMVMIMILRDIDISVGSTVALSSVVMATLYNTLNVPMSAAIVICLLVGAVCGLVNGLLIVKFKELSAVIVTLATMILYRGIAYVILEDQASGNFPDWFSFFGWGSVAGIPFILIAFTVLAIVFTLLLHKTTFGRQVYAMGNNDTASRFSGVQVDKVKIIVFTLAGLMAAITAVFLASRMGSTRPNVATMYELDVIAMVALGGISTAGGKGRMVGAIIAVFIIGYLQYGLGLINIPSQMMLVIVGLLLLASVAIPKVNVGSAFKGFRKKKQLE